The following nucleotide sequence is from Choristoneura fumiferana chromosome 22, NRCan_CFum_1, whole genome shotgun sequence.
aaatatcgctagatggcgttagtatcgtaaggtccgtttgacgtttgcttgcgattggctcgtttagttatttaaccaatcacgagcaaacgtcaaacggacctcacgatactaacgccatctagcgatatttcgcctctgtgaaaaccctcattttaatcatttttaatcgAGCGGTCAAAATGTTCTCGAAAATTCACGGAATACACCTACAAACAACCCAAGGATAGCCACAGGTCTATTCCTGGTCTTTAAAGAAAGTAGATTAAGCCCTCTTGAAAGCCTTAGTgcgtattgtattgttgtttcTTAAGTTATGcttccactttttcatactagttgcatatAGATAGCTACTTATGCTAAAGCACCAATTGTACTTGtaaaaacatgcaattttaactTTGTGTCTTTAAAACTTGATAAATAAACCTAATCTAAATATAATAAACCTAGAAGTCATATACCAAATTAATATCTCACCGATACTGCATAAATGCACAGTTGCATTTAGCATTAACCAGATTGCATAAACTTACCCACTACCCAACAATTAAGGATGTTACACTGGCCACACTGCGTCACTCGCCAGCACAAAGGGATTTGACACACCGCTGCGCGCTGTAATTATTGCGGGTGCACTCGTGTGTGCGCAACGAGAGTGCAACCGATAAGCCGATTAGGCTAAGAGTAAATCTACACTCATTATTGTAATGTTATGTATGATGTTTGTTTTAAATGAACACTAGCATTTCAGTAACTGGACGATGAGTGATGACGCGTTTCCTTAGACATCTGTGATAATATAAAGGGTGGGGATTGCAGGTGTTGCAAATTTGGAGGGTAAGCTGTAATGCTTATGCTTCATTTTTTTCCCTTTGGAATACGATAGCAAGCATTAGTGGGAGGGTTAACAGCGTCATCATCTATTGATAAGTTTTCTGACTAGCTGTTTAGCCTAGAGACTTATGAGTTAGAGGCCGCAACTACCTAGAGGTGCCTTATACAAAACATAGGTGGCGCTATAATCAATATGTTAAggcatttttaagttttaagtcaACAATATAAAATTGTGTCATTGAGatcaattcttttttttagatttaattaattataatagcaGTCCGTTATTGtaatctgtaaaaaaattaaaagcattaCAATTTCCGGAATAACATTATACTATGGTTAGAATAAAAAATGTTGACGTAAATATTTTCAGAATGAAAAACTCTTTAGTCTAGGGTTACCATAATAGGAGTTAAAATTACCAAGttagaaatttttgaaattttattaatttaattaatttaattttgttctatCGTGTAATCACAGCAATGTTAATAATTCTTattttcgagataaaaaatgtaaaatatcgTCGTATTTACGACTTTTCATGAACTTTCTACCAgatgtgttaaaattaaaagtattttataggAATAAAAGTAATGGCCATTGATTAACTTTTCgacagatataaaaaaatatcaagaaaACTATAAACACTGAAAGCGCGGGAATTTTGCAGAATCTACTATATTCTAAGAATATTATAAacaagtaaaattaatttaatattaggtCTTACCCAAATTAAAGCAATAAATCCCTGTTTACCTGTACTACACGAACAAAAACAACTCGTCGCGCGAAGTTGGCCGTGTGACAGCAACACTATTCAGTGAGCGAGCAATACGTACGTATTTATACACATGTAGGTCAATGAAAAAAATGGCTTAGCAGCTTGTATGTGCCGTGGCAAGacataagttttaatttaaatggcCTTCAGTGATTTATGTCACATAAGTAATGCGTATAAAGCCGTCGAAAATGAAACAGATCAGGTAAGTGGTGATGTTTCGTAAAGtgaccatttcttaggtgttaAACATATCCAAATTGAGCTGTCAATCTGACCCACAATCCGGGAAAACTActagttttttgttaaaaaatacatgttttggTCAATACATTTGATAACTACAACTGTTTGATGGTATATACGCCTTTGGTGTAGTGATTGTTGTCCGGTAACACGTAGCAATATTTCGTTTAGTTGAAAGATGACAAGTAAAGAATGCAcaatatttttagaattatGTAGTTTGTGCGTTAGAGGACAAAATAACAAGGCAATGCCAATAATCCAACTCATAACATAATAGTGGGCATTGCTCTCGCGTTACTCAACAGTTTGTATTTGTATAAGAATATTATGCCAGATACAGTCATATACTTAAGTGCTTATTTCATAATAACTACAGCTAAGGTTGTTACTTTCTTTTAGATCATTTTGCCTTGATCTAAGGTGAGGAATTCGAGGTACAGATGTTAAAGATATGTTTCATATGATAATGTgttcttaaaattacatttatgaACCATTTTCCTGTTAATTAGATGTTGTTATGTATTATCTTCTTAATTATATGCAGTTAGGAAACTTTGAACTTATACCTAAGACTCCAAAGACACATATTGTCTAAAATGAAAGATTTAAGACAAGCAAAtgaatattgaaaattattattagtaaggcttttttaaatctcgatttaaggcttgaactgacagttcttgtatggatctgacaggacttaagaccacttaaacctagaaaaaaagcctgcaagtggatgttaataataaattgatggaaagatttaaaatagactcaataaaaacataataaggaACAGTGTAAAGTCATTTATGCATATTAGTGAATCAATTAAATTCAatctttaataaaacaaaaaatatatattttggattataatcatcattattGAAGTGTTTCAACTGCCTCATTTTCCTGGTCACATTTTTGATGAATTGGCTGAAATTTTGAAGTTGTTTTCAATATTCGTTAGAGTTTGtatatttctaccagataaccaaaaaattgtatcagATTCTTTTTACAGAGAAGTGTCCACacaaaaatgagacggttgaaatgCTTGATTTATGACCCATAATCCATACAGCTTAGCATATTATGTGGTGTCAGTAGTACAAAAACTAGAAATTATATGAAATAtagctaaaaataattataatttactttATTAGTAGAAAGAGATAGAACCACACCATAAATGTAACATagcgggcaaaagttagtcATTAAAAAAGAACAAACCATTGTTGCCCAAGTGCACCAGCCCACTACCCTTCTTCCTTTGTGGGGGAAAACATGACATTTAAATACAGGAGGAAGATGTTGACTAACACTACTTTCAATGAGTTCATAGTAGCTTCTGCCCCAGGCTCTGTCCcataataaacttaaaaaaggcTGGCTTCCTGTGAGAATTTCTGAAAACCCTTAGAGCACTTCAATGGTCCTAGGAATATATTGCTTTCACaaaacggtatttgactattttttgtatgttttataaattaaaacttcacaatgcctgttatcaaatagagaaacaatttttaagctacctttacaaataacaaagttaaaaaggtctgaaattcaagattagacagagaaagacatattTGCATGTGACATCACACACAAGTAGCGCTATAggtacttgctgcatagagaaaagcgtttgagaagagtatatagatttttcaaaaaatcattataaatccaattctcacctgatttaagttttctctttgctaaacactgtctgtatatctattttttcataataatataaagatttgccatattcaggagttgtcaaatacctacCGTATTTGGGGGAGGTTAATGTCCAACAGTACGTCCTGATGCTGATTGCTTTTGTAATGCTaaaattgttgttttgtttttagataCATTTATATTATCTTCTATCTAATATTTATCAAATCaatgctaaatattttttgataacaaTGTTCAAATAACAAGTTCATAAATAAACTGTGATGCAATCAGTCTGTGCTATTAAGCTgtccagaggcacaaatttgtggccaaattcctttgatcctgttatcctgggagatgacagattaatgacATTTTTTTGAGCTTCTGAACTTCAAAACGAAAATTGGAAACCCTAGAAGACTacttgtgtgtctgtctgtttgccgGTCACACCAAGTTTTCTCCAAATTTATTAGACCAATAAATAACATTGAAATTGAGTATACATTTCTGTGACCTAAATATGGatgtataaagaaaataaaataaaaataattttgaatatggAGTCACTTGGGGAGcaaaaaaattatgtttaaaaagtaaataataaagtcatAATATATTCTACTAGCTGTTAACCGCGACTTTATgtgcgaataattcgtttatcttGCGCCCTTGGGAATAACTAATTACCTATTCAGGACTCCATTTTtctttcaaacatttttttttttcaaatctcaCTTATTTTTATCAGGATGATGacaccagtcatggacaagaACTTATAATGGTTTTTATTCTGTTaactcaaattaaaaaaaactaataataattaatattcaaGTAACGGATGACCATAActagtaaagttcatgaatagTGTGCtgtaaggcattgaatccttgcttgCTGAACAAAATCCCCTATCAACTGGACCACCGGTAGGTATAAGATTGGCCAGATTCACCAGTGGTCTACCATCTGTCCCAAGGCCTCTAGACCTCTAATTCCAGCCCTCTAAGGACACTATTAATGTTAGTCATTTATGTATCTATGTCATTGAATGGGTTATTCTTATTCTGCATTTATATGCCCCAAGTTCAGAAATGAAAATACTGAGCTGTAAGAATAGAAGAAAACATGCAATCCTATGTCATTTATAAATACTGTGCATTTACTTGCCCTCATTATTTTCTCATCATTACCAACTACCACCTTAtcttttcttgttttaaaaaataaatatgatcaACACTAGCACACATTGTCCTGccctacattaaaattatgataacatacaaACAACAGCACCATCTAGCTGGCGGGTCCAATCCCGGGATCAATCAGTTGTTTTgccatatcaattattttaagtgaatatttttctaaattgaaaatacaaactgaaatatagatgcacagaaaaccagaaaaataaaaccatcactggtgtcggtaccgttgaccatcagtggtgtagcggtatagcacgcggtacggattactgaggacctgggttcgattccagtgatggtcttatttttctggtttttctgtgcatctatatttcagtttgtattttcaatttaggttttatggatgaccgtaaaagtaaaaatttggaattgaaataaaaaatacaaaaatattccaaaaaaccaatcttaatatttttctaggcaaatataaaataactaacttatTGTGTGAAGGGATGTGGTCTATaactgacagttacgaaacccatgaacattttgtatgggaaaatgtttttttgttttattttttcatcaattttCCAATACTTTTAATGgttattctgctattcggggcggagacaaatacaacaaaagaTAAACCAtgaaaattggtttagccgttcTCGAGTTATTAAGTGTTCAAACAAacccgactttgttttatatattaagatttAAACCataaattgattgaatcaggcctTAGGTTAGCGTAGCTAAAAAACTCTACCCTAAATCCCATACTATAATTAAAAGCTACCCTAGGAAATAATATattcataaattattattactccTGGGATTTAAATGAATAGATTGTTTACTCGTGTAGCCACTGCAATGTAGTCGAAACATTGAGGTAATTTTTAGCAATTATTGCGTAACTAAGTGAATAGCGAATTAAATATAAGTCTACATTTTTCAAATCAGTGACATTATCTAGCTTTATTGAACACACTAAAATTTAgaaacaaaatacttaatagacaagacaaaaaataacatgCAGTCCGGTGAAAAAACTACTAAAAGCAAAACTTTAATAGCtgtctcacacacacacacatatataatcgaacttatccctaataaGGGATTTCTTCCATCGAAATTATTCTAAACTAGTCAAGAGAAGGCAGTTTATAgatttaatttgttctttataaagtaggtacgaGAGGACGCACTAGggtatatttattactagcttttgcctgcggctttgccctcgtggaattcggttatcgcgcgctgttccctcgggaactgtgcatttttccgggataaaaaggtaagctatgtcactctctggccgtctggcccataaactatctccatgctaaaaatcacgtcaatccgtcgctctgtttcaacgtgaaagacggacaaacatacaaactcacaaacatacaaacacacacactttcgcatttataatattagtatggattctaatttgaattttgtttgTTACAGTCGGAACGCATTATGGAAGAAAACTCAATGGTGCGTGATCTCATCACAAAGATCCTTGATGAGACCGGACCCTCAGAAGGGAGCAGGtatataactataataatatattaaaatctCTTTTATTAAGTACCACTCCAGGGAttcgagggtcaccgacatagcctgCCAAGTGCAATAGCTCGTTGAAgttgattttattgaaatttcgagatATCGCAAAAATTCCCGTCGAAATGTTCAAACACCGCGCCAAATTTTATGCGTCTAGTCATGCGGTAGAAGTTTTCGGATTTTATCCggatcctgtgggaatatcgggataaaatatagcctacgtgttccagatgtccagctctACATGTagctaccaatttttttttcaaatgtctACCCATTTTAGagtaaaggagtaacaaacacgcTCGCACATAcaaatttgtgtgtgtgtgtgtgtgtgtgtgtgtatatatgtatgtatgtttgttactccttcacgcttaaacaactggacggatttgggttgaaatttagtatgtagatagccggacatctggaatatcacattggctactttttatcccgatattcccacgggataggagtaaaatcttgaaataacaaagctgggcttagaatcattaaatttggtatgtaggtagctgcatgtctggaataacacataggctactttttatcccgatatccccacgggcacgggatagggataaaatcttgaaatttcaaccgttgGGTTTAGACTTGCAATTTTGGGCAGttacacaacctcaatgaagaccacaatatattttttatttttatttaactggatggcaaacgagcaagtgggtcttctgatggtaagagatcaccaccgcccatagacacctgcaacaccattGGGGAATTCCCAaggaaattttataaaatcccggaatttaaattgttccagatcgaatagtttacgcgttcgaagccgcgggtaaactctagtttgtaatattaataggaCCCAGTTATCTTGTATGTGAAGAAAGGAAGAACATTTCTTATAATAATTTCTAGCTATGGTCTATTTGTGAAAcctagatactaaaatgacagtctgaaatgtcaaatgtaaaaataatgtggccagcataaaacgaacagtgctgctctatgatttcggttttcgataaattgaaaataatcggtaaaacgtatattttatgataacaaaaaggggctactacaaaactggaaaaaacgaagttcatatcgcaccgtccctttcactctcgtattaaatgagataagcttcagcgggatggcaacatacgaagttcgagttttgcatcgtcattcatgtttttcgtattcgacattcgttactttactcgtattgtgatCGGATGtgttcagtgcgttttctcgtaaattataatataacttgccctgtggtcggattgacttgaaatttggtacacatatgacaatgtaagttgaatgacaatgcaagtatagctaacaaaaagtacagccagcaaaaaagcttgtattaaaaatataattttaaacagaTACTTATTTTGTGATTACAGCTCTATACAACCACCGGAAAAAGCACTAAGCACGCCAACAAACACACAATATCCCAAAAATGATCCAGGGACCTCATACATACCACCTACATTCAACTTCCAAGACCCTTACAACTACAGTCAAAACATCCAGAACAATGACCAGAATGGCTTCAACTTCAATGCACAAAGTCAAAATAGTTTCGGGAATGGATTCCTGAACTACCCAGAAGACCATTTACTTATGGAGCCAGTGGGCGACTCAGAAGTCACTCAAGAACAACTCAACTTGTTAAGGCTAGCTGCTCAAGAGATCGGAGGCGCTCAATTCGCGAGTCCAAACAAATATGACTACAATTTCTTTGAGCCAAATCAGAGGAGCTCATTACCGGAAACAAACATGTTCAACAATAACTTTAACAGACCGAACAGCTTAAATCTAGACGGGAACTTCAATAACTTCGACTACCCCCAAAGATATCCGAACAAGTTCGACAATTTCTCCAAAGAACAGAACCAAGAACCAGCTGACTTGTTAACATACCTCAACCAGTTGAACATATCTCTGGAACGCTCACAAGACATGCCTATGGACTTCAAAATGCCCATGGAGAATCATTACCAGAATGAAGACTACAAAATGCAGGACGATAGAAACAAGATGCATTTCAACAGGAACTTCCAACAACCACCAAAGTTTAATGGGGAGAATAACTTCTATTTGAATGAGATGATGAAGCATATGGAACGGCCGCCGcctaacttcgattttcagaATGCACCCCCAAATTACAAGCCCAATGGGTTCCATCAGAACGATTTCATGCAGAGGCAGAATCAGATGATGCCACGGGAGAATTTTCAGGGTAATATGGAACAGAGGGGTAATTTCGAGGGTCAGAATGGGCAGCAAGCTATGATGAGGCAGCAAGAGTTGGCGCGTCAAATGAGTCTGCTTATGAGGAACCGACCACCTCCGAATCAGTTGAATGTTGATGTGTCTTTCCTGCACGAGAACACGCCTTTCAATCTTGGTATGTATGATCTTTTCTACTTATTTTTACGCCAAATACAcatttttacctgactgcccaaaggagggtgtGTTTTTCCGAGTGTATGTATTCTATTTCTTTGATTCTCTCTGTAGCCTGAACGATTTGTCAAAATTGTCAGCGTGGTTAgccatataaaaataaaataaggtatgtatataaaaaataagtatataaaatattacaaatgatgtccatgcaaaaaaaataccaaagaGGCGATTAAATTTTGTTGAACAATTTTAAGGATGTGAGTATcataatgaaaactaaaattGCCTATTCCAAATACATGATTATGCTTTTAAGCTACCACTTTCAATGGAacatcaaaaaagtatgaaaaaaaaaaaaaacactagactgcctttaaaaatttaaaataaaaacattctaGGCTACtacacacttatttttttctctttggTCTTTTGTTCTCATTTTCGAAAAGCTTGACTTGACAATCCTTAAAGtcataaaaatctgaaatacaTTTCAACTATAATGTTAGTCCATTATAGCTGAAGCAAAAGAGAAGGAACAAAAATTACTAAATTCTTTCTCAACATGTTTGATTGGATCGAATTTTGGTGTCTTGCAGGTTTAGGAGCATTGCTAGGACCAAGTCCGCCCGTTCCGCCGCCAGTGTTGCCGTCTCCCATGATGGACATGCCTCTTCTAGCGCCGTTCTACGCTATGAGAAACATCAGgttggtatattttattatttacacgtTGTGATTCGTGTTtggcaaacgcagcgtaggatgttcaacaacgagatggatggaggAGTgggtaaagccgcgggttcacggtggat
It contains:
- the LOC141440179 gene encoding uncharacterized protein, coding for MAFSDLCHISNAYKAVENETDQSERIMEENSMVRDLITKILDETGPSEGSSSIQPPEKALSTPTNTQYPKNDPGTSYIPPTFNFQDPYNYSQNIQNNDQNGFNFNAQSQNSFGNGFLNYPEDHLLMEPVGDSEVTQEQLNLLRLAAQEIGGAQFASPNKYDYNFFEPNQRSSLPETNMFNNNFNRPNSLNLDGNFNNFDYPQRYPNKFDNFSKEQNQEPADLLTYLNQLNISLERSQDMPMDFKMPMENHYQNEDYKMQDDRNKMHFNRNFQQPPKFNGENNFYLNEMMKHMERPPPNFDFQNAPPNYKPNGFHQNDFMQRQNQMMPRENFQGNMEQRGNFEGQNGQQAMMRQQELARQMSLLMRNRPPPNQLNVDVSFLHENTPFNLGLGALLGPSPPVPPPVLPSPMMDMPLLAPFYAMRNIRGAATSSGILHARLDACYEQWRQLERERKRTEARLALAYPGRAVSSSNSIPVPRLPPCPTRVDRLTVDMLREHTKVLTLMGKMETLRASVCVAQNKKPNKEDPKITVLKRGQENLPASEGLDPAAFDPASWKEDVKNLSEIAPHSEVESAMLSWRSAVAAVQAARRRELAQPRYIRTDPILQLAEAVKQLGVMRAARALR